A window from Marinagarivorans cellulosilyticus encodes these proteins:
- a CDS encoding TRAP transporter small permease subunit: protein MMLLFERYQTLAAIGTSINQSIGRSVAWLTLAMVVLMAGIVIIRGLLNANSVAAQELVTYLHATVIMLASAYTLAEQGHVRVDIFYRRCSRKYQAWVDLVGNIAFLLPFALVTALVSWGFVTSAWAIQETSADAGGLPAVFLLKSLLVVNGALLALQAIADSFRQLATLGQLELEGAVTDSPEAQQHD, encoded by the coding sequence ATGATGCTTCTTTTCGAGCGCTACCAAACGCTAGCTGCTATTGGCACCAGCATTAATCAATCTATCGGCCGCTCTGTCGCTTGGCTCACCTTAGCTATGGTGGTACTTATGGCAGGTATCGTCATAATACGCGGCCTACTAAACGCCAATTCTGTTGCCGCTCAAGAACTTGTGACTTACTTGCACGCAACAGTGATTATGCTTGCCAGCGCATATACGTTGGCAGAACAAGGGCATGTGCGGGTTGATATTTTTTATCGCCGCTGCAGCCGAAAATACCAAGCCTGGGTCGACCTTGTAGGCAATATCGCGTTTTTACTACCTTTTGCGCTTGTGACCGCACTTGTAAGTTGGGGTTTCGTAACCAGCGCATGGGCCATTCAAGAAACCTCCGCTGACGCAGGCGGCTTGCCCGCCGTTTTTTTGTTGAAATCGCTTTTAGTGGTTAACGGCGCCTTACTCGCCTTACAGGCCATCGCCGACTCATTCAGGCAATTGGCCACCCTTGGCCAGCTTGAGCTAGAAGGCGCAGTGACAGACAGCCCAGAGGCGCAGCAACATGATTGA
- a CDS encoding substrate-binding domain-containing protein translates to MKKLLMAAACVASFSLAPQAFANRDHIMVVGSSTVFPFSKVVAERFGRKTNFKAPKIEPTGTGGGFKEFCKGVGISTPDVSNASRRIKSSEFEDCQKNGVKDIVEVLIGYDGIVIANSVKAKPMTLELKDIFLALAKKVPDPKGTETLVDNPYVTWKDVNPALPATKIEVLGPPPTSGTRDAFVELAMEGGCKTFPWIKAMKGTDKSKYKALCHGIREDGAYVEAGENDNLIVRKLSESPKALGIFGFSFLDQNADKVHAAKVGGHAPTFESISDGSYIVSRPLYFYVKAAHVGVIPGIQEFLAEFTNDRAWGDEGYLTDKGLIPLSAKERAKVGASVKKLESLSL, encoded by the coding sequence GTGAAAAAATTACTGATGGCAGCGGCGTGCGTTGCAAGCTTTTCATTGGCGCCACAAGCGTTCGCAAACCGTGACCACATCATGGTTGTGGGTTCATCGACAGTTTTTCCATTTTCAAAAGTTGTTGCTGAGCGTTTCGGTCGTAAAACAAATTTCAAAGCGCCTAAAATCGAGCCTACCGGTACTGGCGGCGGCTTTAAAGAGTTTTGTAAAGGTGTGGGCATAAGCACTCCTGATGTTTCCAATGCTTCTCGTCGCATTAAGTCGAGTGAGTTTGAAGACTGCCAAAAAAATGGTGTGAAAGACATCGTTGAAGTCTTGATTGGTTATGACGGCATCGTCATTGCCAACTCAGTTAAGGCCAAGCCTATGACTCTAGAGCTTAAGGATATATTCCTAGCGCTAGCGAAGAAGGTTCCAGACCCCAAGGGCACAGAAACCTTAGTTGATAACCCCTATGTAACATGGAAAGACGTAAATCCTGCGTTGCCAGCTACAAAAATTGAAGTGTTAGGCCCACCGCCTACTTCTGGTACCCGCGATGCCTTTGTTGAGCTAGCGATGGAAGGCGGTTGTAAAACCTTCCCATGGATTAAAGCCATGAAAGGCACCGACAAAAGCAAATACAAAGCTTTGTGTCATGGTATTCGTGAAGATGGCGCCTATGTTGAAGCGGGCGAAAACGACAACTTGATTGTGCGTAAGCTCAGCGAAAGCCCAAAGGCGCTCGGTATTTTTGGCTTTAGCTTCCTTGATCAAAACGCAGACAAAGTACATGCAGCTAAAGTGGGCGGTCATGCACCTACGTTCGAAAGTATTTCTGATGGCAGCTACATCGTTTCGCGTCCATTGTACTTTTACGTAAAGGCAGCGCACGTAGGCGTTATCCCTGGCATCCAGGAATTCTTAGCTGAGTTCACTAACGATCGCGCTTGGGGTGACGAAGGTTACTTAACCGATAAAGGCTTGATTCCGCTATCAGCCAAAGAGCGCGCTAAAGTGGGCGCCAGTGTTAAGAAGTTGGAATCACTTTCGCTTTAA
- the pstC gene encoding phosphate ABC transporter permease subunit PstC, translated as MEPSVLVIAIFVLGSLAFLAGRSRSVAISQNVGGIRFLNSLPFYYGTLTALWCAIPCFAVLGVWMIFDDLIIRNAVLSSLPEEAIAQAGDNVGLLLNQIQNIAALSAGADDAPDYMFVAAERLQSLQATSRWAMTGVILVCALVGSIFVWSQIQPQLKARFKVEKVFRNFLFLCSSLAILTTVGIVASVLFESIRFFTQVPITEFLFGLEWSPQMAIRDDQQGSSGSFGAIPLFTGTLLIAAIAMIIAVPCGLMSAIFLSEYAGARTRDIIKPMLEVLAGIPTVVYGFFAALTVAPFIRDLGFDLGLDQWLIISSESALAAGLVMGVMIIPFVSSLSDDVINAVPQSLRDGALGLGSTKSEVIKQVVIPAALPGIVGGVLLAASRAIGETMIVVMAAGLAANLTLNPLDSVTTVTVQIVTLLVGDQEFDSPKTLAAFALGLMLFVVTLSLNYLALHIVRKYREQYD; from the coding sequence GTGGAACCATCAGTACTTGTTATTGCTATTTTTGTGTTGGGCTCTTTAGCCTTTCTGGCTGGGCGCTCGCGCTCTGTCGCAATATCACAAAATGTTGGCGGCATACGTTTTTTAAACTCATTGCCGTTTTATTACGGCACGCTTACGGCCCTTTGGTGCGCGATCCCGTGCTTTGCGGTGCTGGGCGTGTGGATGATCTTTGATGATCTTATCATTCGCAATGCGGTGCTTTCATCTTTGCCGGAAGAGGCGATAGCGCAAGCCGGCGATAACGTAGGCTTACTGCTTAACCAAATTCAAAATATTGCTGCGTTGTCCGCGGGTGCTGACGATGCCCCAGACTACATGTTCGTTGCGGCAGAGCGTTTACAGTCTTTACAGGCTACCAGCCGGTGGGCCATGACGGGGGTTATTCTCGTGTGTGCCTTGGTGGGATCTATTTTTGTATGGAGCCAAATCCAGCCTCAGCTTAAGGCGCGCTTTAAGGTAGAGAAGGTCTTTAGAAACTTCCTCTTTTTGTGTTCAAGCTTGGCGATTTTAACTACTGTCGGCATTGTGGCTTCTGTGCTGTTTGAGTCTATCCGCTTTTTTACCCAAGTACCTATTACAGAGTTCTTGTTCGGATTGGAGTGGAGCCCGCAAATGGCTATTCGCGACGACCAGCAGGGTAGCTCGGGTAGCTTTGGTGCTATTCCGCTATTCACCGGCACGCTATTGATTGCAGCCATTGCCATGATTATTGCCGTACCTTGCGGTTTGATGTCGGCCATCTTCTTATCCGAATACGCCGGTGCGCGCACCCGCGATATTATCAAGCCTATGCTTGAGGTTTTGGCGGGTATCCCTACCGTGGTTTATGGTTTTTTTGCGGCGTTAACCGTGGCCCCGTTCATTCGCGATTTAGGCTTCGATTTGGGCTTGGATCAATGGTTAATTATTAGCTCTGAAAGTGCGCTGGCCGCTGGCCTTGTGATGGGCGTGATGATTATTCCTTTTGTCTCGTCGCTATCGGATGACGTGATTAATGCTGTACCGCAATCTTTGCGCGATGGCGCTTTGGGCTTAGGGTCGACCAAGTCCGAGGTCATTAAACAAGTTGTTATTCCCGCCGCGTTACCGGGTATTGTCGGTGGCGTATTGTTAGCGGCTTCGCGCGCTATTGGTGAAACCATGATTGTGGTAATGGCTGCAGGTTTGGCTGCTAACCTCACGCTTAACCCGCTAGATTCTGTAACCACTGTTACCGTGCAAATTGTGACGCTATTAGTTGGCGACCAAGAATTTGATAGCCCGAAAACACTCGCGGCTTTTGCTTTGGGTTTGATGCTATTTGTGGTCACCCTCAGCTTAAATTACCTTGCCCTGCACATTGTTAGGAAGTATCGAGAGCAATATGACTAA
- the pstA gene encoding phosphate ABC transporter permease PstA — MTKPSSTKQAELVQKSLAKRYAAEKRFKAFGIASISFGLGALLVLFVEIFGGGMGGFRQTEMALEIEFDADTLEVYDATNPDEILAGNYSGLIKAALKKRFPDVTNRREKRALYSMVSVGANYQLRDLLATDPDLLNSTQRLWVLADDDIDTYYKSLSGEPYAERMTEQQLKWVQSFVDSGDIKTVFNTRFFTDGDSSEPEMAGIRGAVLGSLLTLLVTLALSFPVGVAAAIYLEEYAPSNRLTDFVEVNINNLAAVPSIIFGLLGLAIFINVFEMPRSIPLVGGMVLTLMTLPTIIISSRAAIKAVPPSIREAALGIGASKMQMILHHVLPLAMPGMLTGAIIGMAQALGETAPLLMIGMVAFIMDIPGSVTDPATVMPVQIFLWSDSPERAFVEKTSAAIMVLLMFLMFMNALAVLLRKRLERRW; from the coding sequence ATGACTAAGCCATCATCTACAAAACAAGCAGAATTAGTCCAAAAGAGCTTAGCCAAGCGTTATGCGGCAGAAAAGCGATTTAAAGCTTTTGGTATTGCTTCTATTTCATTTGGCTTGGGCGCGTTACTGGTGTTGTTTGTCGAAATATTCGGCGGCGGCATGGGCGGCTTTCGGCAAACAGAAATGGCGTTGGAAATCGAGTTCGATGCCGATACGCTCGAAGTTTACGACGCCACAAACCCTGATGAAATATTAGCGGGTAATTACTCTGGTCTTATTAAAGCTGCGCTAAAAAAGCGTTTTCCTGATGTGACGAATCGACGTGAAAAGCGTGCGCTTTACAGTATGGTGAGCGTGGGGGCTAATTATCAGTTGCGGGATTTACTCGCGACCGACCCAGACTTACTTAATAGCACACAGCGCTTATGGGTATTGGCCGATGATGATATCGATACCTACTACAAGAGCTTATCTGGCGAGCCTTATGCCGAGCGCATGACAGAGCAACAGCTTAAGTGGGTTCAAAGCTTTGTGGATAGCGGCGATATTAAAACCGTTTTCAATACGCGCTTTTTTACCGACGGTGATTCCAGCGAGCCAGAAATGGCCGGTATTCGCGGGGCGGTATTGGGCAGTTTATTAACACTGCTGGTGACTTTAGCATTGTCATTCCCTGTGGGAGTGGCGGCCGCGATTTATCTAGAAGAATACGCCCCCAGCAACCGTTTAACTGACTTTGTTGAAGTGAATATTAATAACCTGGCGGCCGTGCCTTCGATTATTTTTGGCCTGCTGGGTTTGGCAATATTCATTAATGTGTTTGAAATGCCGCGCTCTATCCCCTTGGTAGGCGGCATGGTATTAACCTTAATGACACTGCCAACCATTATCATTTCGAGCCGCGCGGCCATTAAGGCTGTGCCACCGAGCATCCGCGAAGCAGCCTTAGGTATTGGCGCGTCAAAAATGCAGATGATTTTGCACCACGTATTGCCTTTGGCGATGCCAGGCATGCTGACCGGCGCCATTATTGGTATGGCGCAGGCGTTGGGCGAGACGGCGCCGCTGTTAATGATTGGTATGGTGGCGTTTATTATGGATATACCAGGCTCCGTCACAGACCCAGCTACCGTAATGCCGGTGCAAATATTTTTGTGGTCCGATAGCCCAGAGCGTGCCTTTGTTGAAAAGACATCGGCGGCGATTATGGTGCTACTCATGTTCCTTATGTTTATGAATGCCCTTGCGGTATTGCTGCGTAAACGCTTAGAGCGTCGCTGGTAA
- the pstB gene encoding phosphate ABC transporter ATP-binding protein PstB, whose protein sequence is MKSNRSPSEIAESVTKTVGKPLADNAKLSMRDVCVHYDQKQAVYDVNLDIAENQVVALIGPSGCGKSTFLRCMNRMNDTIDICRVSGSIQLDGMDIYDSKLDVVPLRARVGMVFQKPNPFPKSIYDNVAYGPRIHGLVNRRTDLDEIVESSLRRAGLWEEVKDRLASPGTGLSGGQQQRLCIARTIAVSPEVILMDEPCSALDPIATAKIEELIAELSQNFTIAIVTHSMQQAARVSNRTAYFHLGRLIEVNETEKVFTNPDHELTESYITGRFG, encoded by the coding sequence ATGAAATCCAATAGATCGCCCTCTGAAATTGCCGAAAGCGTGACCAAAACAGTCGGTAAGCCGCTGGCCGATAATGCAAAGCTTTCCATGCGTGACGTTTGTGTGCATTACGATCAAAAACAAGCGGTTTACGATGTAAACTTGGATATTGCCGAAAACCAAGTGGTGGCGTTGATTGGCCCTTCAGGTTGCGGTAAATCAACGTTTTTGCGTTGCATGAATCGCATGAACGATACCATCGATATCTGCCGTGTTAGTGGCAGCATTCAGCTTGATGGTATGGATATTTACGATAGCAAGTTAGATGTAGTACCGCTGCGCGCACGTGTGGGCATGGTATTCCAGAAGCCTAATCCGTTTCCTAAATCAATTTACGATAACGTCGCTTATGGCCCTCGTATTCACGGCTTGGTTAACCGCCGCACCGATCTGGACGAAATTGTAGAATCCAGCTTGCGCCGCGCGGGCTTATGGGAGGAGGTTAAAGATCGTTTGGCCTCGCCAGGCACTGGGTTATCGGGCGGGCAGCAGCAGCGCTTGTGTATCGCGCGCACCATTGCCGTTAGCCCAGAAGTTATCTTGATGGACGAGCCTTGTTCGGCACTTGACCCTATCGCTACGGCAAAAATTGAAGAGCTTATTGCTGAGCTAAGCCAAAACTTTACCATTGCGATTGTTACCCACTCGATGCAGCAGGCTGCCCGAGTATCAAATCGTACCGCTTACTTTCACTTAGGGCGCTTAATCGAGGTTAACGAAACCGAAAAGGTTTTCACCAACCCTGACCACGAACTTACGGAATCGTATATTACCGGCCGTTTTGGTTAA
- the phoU gene encoding phosphate signaling complex protein PhoU, whose protein sequence is MENLQIDQHISRQFNADLEHLREHLLEMGGLVEEQVADAVRAIETADSGLAEKVLRTEEDIDSLEVSLDEECTLVLARRQPAASDLRLVLMVTKANRDLERMGDEADKIARMAIALNDAGGAISPRGFVELRHIANSVQALVNQALDAFARYDVQTAMKVVKGDTLVDRDYGSAMRELMTYMMEDPRSITRVMNIIWALRSLERIGDHARNIAEHVIYLVHAMDVRHTSVGEIEAQLEEHGHKPS, encoded by the coding sequence ATGGAAAACCTTCAAATCGATCAGCACATCTCCCGTCAGTTCAATGCTGATTTAGAGCACCTGCGCGAGCATTTATTGGAAATGGGTGGCTTGGTTGAAGAGCAGGTAGCTGATGCTGTTCGCGCTATTGAAACAGCCGATAGTGGGCTTGCTGAAAAAGTACTGCGCACTGAGGAAGATATCGACAGCCTTGAGGTCTCGCTAGATGAAGAGTGCACCCTAGTACTGGCGCGCCGCCAGCCTGCGGCCTCTGATTTACGCTTAGTATTAATGGTGACAAAAGCCAACCGCGATCTAGAGCGCATGGGTGACGAGGCCGATAAAATTGCCCGCATGGCCATTGCATTAAACGATGCTGGTGGCGCCATTTCACCGCGCGGATTCGTTGAGTTGCGCCACATCGCCAACAGCGTACAAGCCTTAGTGAATCAAGCGTTAGATGCTTTTGCTCGCTACGACGTTCAAACGGCCATGAAAGTGGTTAAAGGAGACACCTTGGTCGATCGTGATTACGGCTCGGCCATGCGTGAACTAATGACCTACATGATGGAAGATCCGCGCTCGATTACGCGGGTGATGAATATCATTTGGGCTTTGCGCTCGTTAGAGCGCATTGGTGACCACGCGCGCAATATCGCCGAGCACGTCATATACTTGGTGCACGCTATGGATGTGCGCCACACGAGTGTGGGTGAAATCGAGGCCCAGCTTGAAGAACATGGCCATAAGCCTTCGTAG
- a CDS encoding c-type cytochrome, giving the protein MVLKRLMTASALLASAIFVSGCGEDIAVTASAPTPPLENIPFDAQKAEAGAAEYQANCVACHGEDGLTTGVAGSTAILHRVYATPAAIDNDKLANRSVNEMPPQDKTACNFSCQENIQHHFYKMWTEQFAASSSSTGASSSSGTSSSSETIAPADRNVRNYTASLDGELDAQSVSRGMDLYTEKTCADCHGEYGGYNGELSPPYNLANTPIHNNLEYYVYDNIRYDTLFDITHDEMPLGASTTCESQCAEDVAAYMRSWTAETGDFVLPNTSSSAASSSSASSSSAPSGPTQDEIDARVAAGKALYDGASDNICSACHGADGTAVGISPRSLTDFTGSYDDMMAIIRDGVSGTAMPACTPAGDCAMQLTDYIWVSFLGYTLTNDGGTSP; this is encoded by the coding sequence ATGGTTTTAAAACGTTTAATGACCGCTAGTGCGTTGTTAGCTTCGGCAATATTTGTCTCTGGCTGCGGGGAAGATATCGCTGTAACCGCGAGCGCGCCGACACCACCTTTAGAGAATATTCCTTTTGATGCGCAAAAAGCCGAGGCTGGGGCTGCCGAGTATCAAGCCAATTGCGTTGCCTGCCACGGCGAAGATGGACTAACAACCGGTGTGGCCGGTTCTACGGCTATATTGCACCGCGTTTATGCAACGCCCGCCGCAATCGACAACGACAAGCTTGCGAACCGTTCTGTAAACGAAATGCCACCGCAGGATAAAACAGCGTGTAACTTTTCCTGCCAAGAAAACATCCAGCACCACTTTTACAAGATGTGGACAGAGCAGTTTGCTGCAAGCTCTAGCTCTACCGGTGCGAGTTCAAGTAGTGGTACAAGTAGCAGCAGCGAAACTATTGCTCCTGCCGACCGCAATGTACGCAATTACACAGCGTCGCTTGATGGTGAGTTAGATGCGCAGAGTGTAAGCCGCGGCATGGACTTATATACCGAGAAGACGTGCGCTGATTGTCATGGGGAGTATGGGGGCTATAACGGCGAGTTGTCACCGCCTTATAACTTGGCCAACACGCCAATCCACAATAACTTAGAATATTATGTCTACGATAATATTCGCTACGATACCCTTTTTGATATTACCCACGACGAGATGCCACTTGGTGCTTCAACAACTTGCGAAAGCCAGTGTGCAGAAGATGTAGCGGCCTATATGCGTAGCTGGACAGCTGAAACCGGTGATTTTGTGTTACCTAATACTTCGAGTAGTGCTGCTAGTTCTTCTTCTGCGAGTTCCTCTTCTGCACCTTCGGGGCCTACTCAAGATGAGATTGACGCTCGAGTTGCGGCCGGTAAAGCGCTTTATGATGGCGCAAGTGACAATATTTGCTCGGCTTGCCATGGTGCAGATGGTACAGCGGTGGGTATTTCACCGCGATCGCTTACGGATTTTACCGGTAGCTATGACGATATGATGGCTATTATTCGAGATGGGGTTTCGGGTACGGCTATGCCAGCGTGCACGCCCGCTGGGGATTGCGCCATGCAGTTAACTGATTACATCTGGGTGAGCTTCCTAGGTTATACGCTAACCAATGACGGCGGCACTTCACCATAA